The following is a genomic window from Pirellulales bacterium.
GGGCTGCCGCTGGCAACCGTACACATCGATGCCGACGCTCCCAAGGTTTCGCCGGGCATCCTGCTGGAGCACAAGCGGGGTGGCCTGCGGTTCGAGCGGCTCCGCGTCTGGGAGTGGAGCGGCTCGTTGCCGCAACCGGTGGCGGCCAATCGCCCGCAGTTGCACCGCGTCGACGGGCCGGTCATCAACGGTAAGCTGAGCGGCTACGACGGTCAAAAGCGGCAGTTCAGCATGAAAACCGAACAGGGCGACGTCGCCTGTCCGGAAGAGCAGGTGGCCAGGATTTGCTTCGGCGAGCCGGCGGCCCCGCCCGACCGCCCGATGCGGGTGTCGTGCGCCGACGGCACGCAGTTGAGCGGCTGGTTCGCTGGCGTGGACGGCCAGCGGCTTTCGCTCGATTGCCTTTCGATCGATACGCCCGCGCTCGATTCGAGCAGTTTGCCGCTGGCCGCCGTGGCGAGCATCGCGTTCAACTATCAACTCGACGCGCAAGACAAGGTTGTCCCCGCTGCCAAAAGCAGCCTGATGGTGCTGCGTCTCGACACGGCCCGGCTGCACGGCTGGCTGGCGCCGGCCAAGGCGGGCACCGGTCACAGCGGCATCGCCTGGCGGCCGGCGGCGAGCGCCGGCGCCAGCCCTTTGCGCGAAGGCATTCCCGGACGCGTGACCGGCGTCACCGCCACGCGGCGAATGAGCCGCTCCGAGGACGCCACGGTCCGTTACGATAGGCTCTATCTGATGACGGGCGACACGTTCAGGTGTCGTGTCACCGGCATCGACGATCGGGGCGTGGCCTGCCACACGGCGTCGGCCGAGAAGCAAATCGCCCATGACAGAATCAAAGCGATCGATCTCTCGGAACTATCGGGCCGTTCGGGCACGGGAAGGCCGACATTCGAAGAGTTCGCCCGGCAGGCCGTCGCGGACCAAGAGCGGGGGCCGCTCACGCGCCAGCGGGAAAAGCTGGAACGGCTGTTGACGTTGCCGCGGCTCAATCGCGACGATCCGCCCACGCACATTCTGTGTGCCACCAGCGGCGACTACCTGCGCGGCCGGCTGTTGAACATGGCCGGCGACGTCGTCCACTTCGCGGTGGGCCAAAACGAGCGCGAGTTCCCTCGCGAGCTTATTGCCGCGATCGTCTGGCTGCACCCCGATCCGCCCACGGCCGATGCCCGGGCGGCCGAGACTCCCAGCCTGGTTCACGCGGTCTGCAGCGACGGCACGCGGATGACTTTTACGGTCAGCGAGACCGACGACCGAGTGATCGCCGGCACGAGCGACGTGCTGGGCGAGTGTCGCTTGCCGCTCGACCGCCTAAGCGAGTTGCTCCTGGGCGAGCGGGTGCGTCAGGCCACGAGCAAGGTGGGCTATCACGGTTGGACGTTGACGCCGGCGCCGGACCCCAAGGCGTTTCAGGAGGGCGGCGAGCTGCCCGCCGGCACGGGCCGAGACTCTTCGCTCGTCGGCCAACCGGCGCCCGACTTCGAGTTGGACCTGCTCGACGGCTCGAAGTTCCGCCTTTCCGAGCACAAGGGCCGCACGGTCGTGCTCGATTTCTGGGCCTCGTGGTGCGCTCCCTGCGTGCAAAGCCTGCCGAAGCTGTCGCGCAGGGTCGCCGAATCGAAAGCGGCCGATGTGAAGCTGGTGGCGGTGAACCTGCAACAATCGGCCGACGACGTGAAGGCCTCGCTGAAGCGGATGCAGCTCGACATCGTCGCGGCGCTCGACCGCGACGGCGCGGTCGCCGCGCGGTATGGAGCGACGGTGATTCCCTATACGGTGATCATCGCCCCCGACGGCAACGTGGCCCGCGTGTTCATCGGCGCCGGCCCGGAGAACGAGAAAGGGATCGAAGCGGCTCTGGAAGAAGCGCATGCTGCTAAGGAGGCGGCACAGCCCAGCAAGGAAGGCAATTGAGCATGCGGCAGCCACGCTTAGTTCAATCCGGCTTGTGCGACGTCGTCAATGAATTCCAGCCAAACGATGTGCGAGAGCGAAATGGCAATGCGTCGTCTTGCAAGCGGAACAACGTGCCCTGGCGACTCGATCCACAGTATCGACCTGCCCAGCATCGTGAACTCCGGGGATCCGATGTCAACGACCATGCCCGTCGAAAGGTGCAACCTGAACGGTTGAAACATTCGCGCTTCGAGCAAATCCCTCAACTGATTTGGCCGCATTATTACAAGCTTGCAACTAGGTTAACCCGGTCTGCTGCGGGGACAGTATCTCGAAACGGGTAATCATATTGAGCGGGACCGTGACAAGAGTTTCGCAAATGCCGAGCGGCTCGTCGTCGGCCTGGATTCCAATATCCAAATAGTCTTCTCCCACAATGACGTGTCGCCGTGACACAATGTCGATTGATTCGCCGTCCGTCAGATGGACCCGGCGCGGTCGAAACGGCGTCTCTTCGAACTCGTGGTAAAGTGCCAGTGGATCAATCGGTTGATTCATCGTCTCTCCCTGCAGTGCCGTGGTACATTGCCGCATTGGCATGGCGCATTGCGAGCGCGGCCGCCGATGCACAGTGCATCACGAAATGATAACACGGCGGCGGAACCGTTGCGAAGCCCTGGCCAACCAGCCTTTCCCAACTCCGCCCGGCTTGTTACGCTCAACGTTTCTCCAGCCGCCGAACCACGTGCAGAGGCCTTCATGTCGCAATTCGACAGCCAGCTCCAACGACGGATCATGGGCCATTTCGCCACGGGCGTCACGGTGGTCACCACCCGCCGCGGCGAAGAACTGTTTTGGATGACCGCCAATGCCGTGGCCTCGCTTTCGCTTCACCCGCCGCTGGTGCTGGTGGCGGTCGACAAGCGCGCCCAGATGCACGAGCACCTGCTGGCCAGCCGGTTTTTTGCCGTCAATATCTTGCGCGAAGACCAGGAAGCCTTGTCGCGACGGTTCGCCATGCGCGGCCCCAAGGAGTGGTCGGACCTGAAGCTCTCGACCGCGGTGACGGGGGCGCCGGTCCTCGACGACGCGTTGGCCTGGGTCGATTGCAAGCTGGCCGAATCCCTGCCCGGCGGCGACCATCACATCTTCACCGGCGAGATCGTGGCGGGCGACGCCCGCGAAGGGCGGCCGCTCCTCTACTATCAAGGCAATTACGCCCGGCTGGCCGAGTGATCCGGCGACCAAACGTCGCCCGGCCCGTCTTCCACGACGATCGGCGGAAACTCTTCCGCACGCTCGATCGTCTCCGGATAGCGGTCCATCAGCTCGCTCAGCGCTTCGCCCAGCCGGCACAGGCCGGGCGACACGTGTTGCACCTTCTTGATCGGACCACTTCGTTCAACGGCAATCATCGCTTGCTCTCCTCAACGGGACATCTGCACACTGCACATGTAAGTGTACTCAAGTCTGTACGAACGTCAATGGCCCGCGGTTCGGATGTTCGATGTTCGGACAAACCGGGCCAATCGTTCTTGCCCGCTCCCGGCGACGGTGGTACAGTCCGCCGCCGCAAATCACCCCGCGCCGACTGGGAGGTCGTGGTTGCTCTTCAAATGGCCGATCCGCAAAAAGCTCTTCCTCTGCCTTGGTCTCCTGCTGGTCATGGTGGGAACCTTGGGCTGGGGGGGGATCTACGGGCTTTACGCCTATCGCAGTTTAGTGCGCAGTTTGGGCCGGCGCGTGCCCGAACTGCCGTTGGCGAATATTCTCAGCCAGCGCGTGGGCGATCTGCGGGTGGCCCTGAGCGACGACGCGCCGCTCGTCCACCAGGCGCAGACCGAGGGACAACGGGCGGTTTTTGAGATGCACGAGCCGCTGCTGCGCTATGCCCGGCAAGAGTTCGAGGCGGGCCTGGAGAACGTCAAGATTTGCCTGAGCCAATACCGGCAGCAGCTTAACGACAACCCGGACCCGTCGGGCCAGATCGGCGACAGCCGGCAGGAATGGGAGAGCGTGCGGCAAATCGAGGTGCTCATCGAGCGGATGGACGCGACCATTCACGATCAGAACTGGCTGATCGACCAGCCGAAACGCGGCGCGCTGACCCACGACTTGGAGCAACTGCAGCTTCTGGCCGCCCGGCTTCCCACACACCTTTACAGCCGGATCAGCGAGTCGACGATCGAGGCCAAACGACAATACCGGAGGCTCTTGACCTTGACCTGGGCCACCAGTGGCGCGGCGGCCGTGCTGCTGGGACTCTTCGTTCACCTGTTTTACCACTGGGTCTTTCGACCGCTGCGGATTCTGATCAACGGTTCTCGCAAGGTGGCCCGCGGCCAATTCAACTACCGCATCCGCCTGCAAACGCACGACGAGATGTCGGAGCTGGCCGCCGCCATGAACGACATGACCGCGCGGTTTCAGGCCATCCGCGACGATCTCGACTGCCAGGTGAAGCAGCGGACCAAGCAAGTCGTGCGCAGCGAGCAGCTTGCCAGCGTCGGCTTTCTGGCCGCCGGCGTGGCCCATGAAATCAACAACCCCCTGGCCTCGATCGCCATGTGCGCCGAGTCGCTCGAAGGGCGAATGGCGGGTCTTGCCGAGCTCGCCGAGGGCGAACAAGAGGTGGTCCGCAAATACCTGCGGATGATCCAGACCGAAGCCTTCCGCTGCAAGGGGATCACCGAGCGGCTGCTCGACTTTTCCCGCATGGGCGAAGTCAAGCGGCTGCCGACCGAGTTGGGCGAGCTGGTGCAAGGCGTGATCGAAATGGTCCGCCACGTCGGCAAGTATCACGATGCGCACGTCGAGTTCGCGTCGGACGGTCCGGTCGTCGTCTCGGCCAATCCGCAGGAGGTCAAGCAGGTCGTGCTGAACCTGCTGGCCAACGCGCTCGACAGCCTCGATGCGGAAGGGACCGTCAGGGTGACGCTCGACCGCCGCGGCGGCGAGGCCGAGTTGGTCTTTGCCGACGACGGCTGCGGCATGACGCCGGAGGTCATGGAACACCTGTTCGAACCATTTTTCACGCGCCGCCGCGGCGGGCAGGGCACGGGGCTGGGCTTGTCGATCGTCTATCGCATCGTGGCCGACCACGAAGGGACGATCGACGCGCATAGCGACGGGCCGAATCGCGGAACGACGTTCCGCGTGCGCCTGCCGCTGGCGTCCGCGGCCGGCCACTTACCGAAGGAGAAGAGCCATCGCCACCAAGCCGCCTAAACCTCTGAAGCTGCTGTTCGCCGACGACGAGCCCTCGTTGCAGTCGTTGATGAGCCTGGAGCTGCCGCGCATGGGGCACGAAGTGACCGTCTGTCCCGACGGCGCCGTGGCCCTCGCCGCCTTGGAACGCAACACTTACGACTGCATCCTGGTCGATCTCGACATGCCCAAGCTGTCGGGCATCGAGGTCATCGCCAAAGCCAAGCAGCTTTCGCCCGACACCGAGGCGATCGTGCTGACCGGCAAATCGTCGCTGGAGACGGCCATTTCGGCGTTGCGGCAGGGCGCGTTCGATTACCTGACAAAGCCCTGCAAGCTGGCCGAGCTGGAAGCGCTGTTGGCACGCGTGGCCGAAAAGCGCGAGCTGACCAATAAATATCGTGCCGTCAAGCGGCAGCTCGAACGTGTCGAGGGCAAGTCGGATCTCGTCGGCGAATCGCCCTCGATGGACCTGGTGCGCACGCTGATCGCCAAGGTGGCGCCGACCGGTTCCACAGTGCTGGTGCTCGGCGAGACGGGCACCGGCAAGGAGCTGGTCGCCCGTGCCATCCACGACCAGAGCCTGCGGGCCGAAATGCCGTTCGTGGCGATCAATTGCGGGGCTTTGCCGGAAAGCCTGATCGAGAGCGAGCTGTTCGGGCACCGCCGCGGGGCCTTCACCGGGGCCGACGAGCACCGCGTCGGGCTGTTCGAAGTGGCCGGTGGAGGCACGATTTTTCTTGACGAAATCGGCGAGCTGCCCAAGGCGATGCAGGCCAAGCTGCTGCGCGTGCTCGAATCGGGCGAAATCCGCCGCGTGGGCGATAACGAATCGTTCACCGTCGATGTGCGCGTGGTCTGCGCCACGCACCGCGACCTGGAAGAGATGGTTGCCGAGGGCGAGTTTCGCGAAGACCTGATGTTTCGCATCAACACGTTCGAGATTCGTCTGCCACCGCTGCGCGAGCGAATCGACGACATTGCCGGACTGGCCCGCCACCTGCTGCGACGTTTCCGCCGTTCGGTCCGACCCAACGACGAGCTTTTGACGCCCGCGGCGCTCGATGTGCTTAAGTCGCATACCTGGCCGGGCAACGTCCGCGAGCTGGCCAACTCCGTGGAGCACGCGGCGATCTTGTGCGGCGCCGGACCGATCGGGCCGGAGCACCTGCCCGGCCGTCTGGCAACGCGGCGGCTGCGCGGACCGCACTTCAAGCTGATCGGCCCGCCGCAGACCTTGCGCGAGATCGAAATGCAGGCCATTCAGCAGATACTCGACAAGTACAGCGGCAACAAGCCCAAGGCCGCGGAAGAGCTGGGAATCAGCCTCAAGACGCTTTACAACAAGCTCAACCAGGTGAGCCAGCTCGAGCGGTCGGCATAGGAGAGGGTTCAGGGTTCAGGGTTCAGGGTTCAGGGTTCAGGGTTCAGGGTCTTGGGTCTTGGGAAAGGCGGCATCCCTCATCCCTCATCCCTCATCCCTCATCTGAACCCTGAACCCTCCCCGACGCCTGACACCCACTGATGCAAGAAATGGTTACGCACTCACTACTCGCCGCTCCCCTGTCGCCTTGGGCAACGCTGCCCAAGGCGGCGCGGCTGCTGCTCGTCGCGACGAAGCACGATGCGGCCGAATGGTTGCGTGGACTGTTTGAGTCAGACCGGGCCATGGCCGTGACCATCGACGTAGCGATCGGCGCGGCGGCCGGCCTGGCGACGTTGAGGAGCCAGGCCTACGACGCGGTACTCGTGCGACATGTGCCCGACGACTTGGATGCCATCCAGTTCATCGAAGCCCATCGTGCTCAGGCCGCCGACGACCCGCTGGTGGTGCTCGGCGACTGTCCCGAGCACAGCTTCGCGCCGCACTGTTACGAGGTGGGAGCCGACGGCTATCTGCCGATTCGAACGGCCAGCCCGCGGCAATTGATCTGGGTTATCGGAAGGGCAATCGAGTGGCGTCGCCTGCTGCGTGAGAATCGCCGCCTGGCGGAACGCGATCGACAACGGCTTAAGCTGGAACATCGCGAAGCCGAACGCCTGCTCGCGCAGCAACGGACC
Proteins encoded in this region:
- a CDS encoding TlpA disulfide reductase family protein, with translation MDFRFWILDCRGAFAEAVGWKKRACERRPTNGTTSQQWWAGARKLAGPTLLLALLCSPAVAQRNRADIGVINDVSPGSRGVQQAAPAVEPTPPADAPVAYLQDDDWMTGTPAAGEHSDRFGWQSPGFTQPFELDLHALQRVRFPVASAPAWRDHDYRLELAGGDVLFGELLAVSDENLRFRSSVAGELRVKRPAVRCLERCKANALVYIGPNGLAEWQTPGPDDAWREDEGHLLTEKDAASLYSPIGLPARALVEFELSSLFPPVFRLALGVGGDAASRRKGFRLEVVDLDVIAVYETGNDIDVARVMTLAPGPERDRVHLRVLLDQQEQRAEVFSAEGLPLATVHIDADAPKVSPGILLEHKRGGLRFERLRVWEWSGSLPQPVAANRPQLHRVDGPVINGKLSGYDGQKRQFSMKTEQGDVACPEEQVARICFGEPAAPPDRPMRVSCADGTQLSGWFAGVDGQRLSLDCLSIDTPALDSSSLPLAAVASIAFNYQLDAQDKVVPAAKSSLMVLRLDTARLHGWLAPAKAGTGHSGIAWRPAASAGASPLREGIPGRVTGVTATRRMSRSEDATVRYDRLYLMTGDTFRCRVTGIDDRGVACHTASAEKQIAHDRIKAIDLSELSGRSGTGRPTFEEFARQAVADQERGPLTRQREKLERLLTLPRLNRDDPPTHILCATSGDYLRGRLLNMAGDVVHFAVGQNEREFPRELIAAIVWLHPDPPTADARAAETPSLVHAVCSDGTRMTFTVSETDDRVIAGTSDVLGECRLPLDRLSELLLGERVRQATSKVGYHGWTLTPAPDPKAFQEGGELPAGTGRDSSLVGQPAPDFELDLLDGSKFRLSEHKGRTVVLDFWASWCAPCVQSLPKLSRRVAESKAADVKLVAVNLQQSADDVKASLKRMQLDIVAALDRDGAVAARYGATVIPYTVIIAPDGNVARVFIGAGPENEKGIEAALEEAHAAKEAAQPSKEGN
- a CDS encoding flavin reductase family protein — its product is MSQFDSQLQRRIMGHFATGVTVVTTRRGEELFWMTANAVASLSLHPPLVLVAVDKRAQMHEHLLASRFFAVNILREDQEALSRRFAMRGPKEWSDLKLSTAVTGAPVLDDALAWVDCKLAESLPGGDHHIFTGEIVAGDAREGRPLLYYQGNYARLAE
- a CDS encoding HAMP domain-containing sensor histidine kinase, whose amino-acid sequence is MLFKWPIRKKLFLCLGLLLVMVGTLGWGGIYGLYAYRSLVRSLGRRVPELPLANILSQRVGDLRVALSDDAPLVHQAQTEGQRAVFEMHEPLLRYARQEFEAGLENVKICLSQYRQQLNDNPDPSGQIGDSRQEWESVRQIEVLIERMDATIHDQNWLIDQPKRGALTHDLEQLQLLAARLPTHLYSRISESTIEAKRQYRRLLTLTWATSGAAAVLLGLFVHLFYHWVFRPLRILINGSRKVARGQFNYRIRLQTHDEMSELAAAMNDMTARFQAIRDDLDCQVKQRTKQVVRSEQLASVGFLAAGVAHEINNPLASIAMCAESLEGRMAGLAELAEGEQEVVRKYLRMIQTEAFRCKGITERLLDFSRMGEVKRLPTELGELVQGVIEMVRHVGKYHDAHVEFASDGPVVVSANPQEVKQVVLNLLANALDSLDAEGTVRVTLDRRGGEAELVFADDGCGMTPEVMEHLFEPFFTRRRGGQGTGLGLSIVYRIVADHEGTIDAHSDGPNRGTTFRVRLPLASAAGHLPKEKSHRHQAA
- a CDS encoding sigma-54 dependent transcriptional regulator yields the protein MKLLFADDEPSLQSLMSLELPRMGHEVTVCPDGAVALAALERNTYDCILVDLDMPKLSGIEVIAKAKQLSPDTEAIVLTGKSSLETAISALRQGAFDYLTKPCKLAELEALLARVAEKRELTNKYRAVKRQLERVEGKSDLVGESPSMDLVRTLIAKVAPTGSTVLVLGETGTGKELVARAIHDQSLRAEMPFVAINCGALPESLIESELFGHRRGAFTGADEHRVGLFEVAGGGTIFLDEIGELPKAMQAKLLRVLESGEIRRVGDNESFTVDVRVVCATHRDLEEMVAEGEFREDLMFRINTFEIRLPPLRERIDDIAGLARHLLRRFRRSVRPNDELLTPAALDVLKSHTWPGNVRELANSVEHAAILCGAGPIGPEHLPGRLATRRLRGPHFKLIGPPQTLREIEMQAIQQILDKYSGNKPKAAEELGISLKTLYNKLNQVSQLERSA